TCTTTTTGAGAATTATTAAATGAAGTTTTATTAAATTATTAACGAATATCTATGTAATTATGCTTAAAAAAAATACTTTAATCAAGATTATGTTCATTTTTACTTTTTTTGGTATTGTTGGAAAAACTGTTGCTCAAGACAAAGAAGACAACAAAAAGGAAGTTAGTGAACATGTTTTTACAATGAAAAAACAATTGCCTGCCACAACTGTGAAAGACCAATATCGTTCCGGAACTTGTTGGAGCTATTCTTCACTTTCGTTCATAGAATCGGAATTGTTGAGAACAGGGAAAGGCGAATTCGACCTTTCGGAAATGTTTGTTGTTCGGCAGACTTACGTCGAAAAAGCCATAAAATATGTTCGCATGCATGGAAATTTAAATTTTGGTGGTGGTGGTGCATTTCACGATGCAATCAATGTAATAGACAAATATGGAATTGTTCCTGAAACGGTTTTCGATGGCAATAAAATGGGCGAAGTTGGGCCAGTTCATGGTGAAATGGATATTGTTCTGAAAAATTATCTCGATGGTGTTATTAAAAATAAAAACAGAAAACTATCGAAAGTTTGGCTCAAAGGTTTCGAAGGAATTTTGAGTGCCTATCTTGGCGAATTGCCGGAAAAATTTGAATATAATGGAAAAGAATATACTCCGCTTTCGTTTGCCGAGGAATTAAATATCAATATAGAAGATTATGTAGAAATTTCATCTTATTTGCACCACCCATTTTACGAATCATTTATTATAGAAATTCCTGATAATTGGGCATATGGCAAGGTTTACAATGTTCCATTAAAAGAAATGGTAGAGGTGATGGATAATGCAATTATGCAAGGTTATTCGATTGCCTGGGGTGGAGATGTTAGTGAGGAAGGTTTCTCGTGGAAAAAAGGCTTGGCTGTAGTTCCCGAAAAAGAGAAAAGTGATCTCGATGGTTTAGAGAAAGCTAAATGGTCGAAACTCTCGAAGAAAGAAATAGAGTCGTTGGTTTTTGGAAGCGAGGCTAAAGAAAAAGATATAAGCCCGGAATTACGACAAATTGCTTTCGATAATTACAAAACTACCGACGATCATGGAGTTCATATTGTTGGAATTGCAAATAATCAAGGCGGTAAAAAATTCTATTATATTAAAAATTCATGGAATAAAATTGAACATAAATATGATGGATATTTTTATGCTTCCGAAAATTTCATCAAATATAAAACTATGAATTTTATGATCCATAAAGATGCTCTTCCAAAGAAAACTAAAAAACGATTGGGTTTGTAAGCAAATTGTTTTTAATCAAAATATTTTTTTGTATTTGCTAATTGAAAATCTAATATTTTATTCTTGGTTGCTTGAGAAATTATTTGAAAATCATTGAGACAATGTTAAGGATAATAAAAAATTGCAAAAAAACTTTGAAAGTTAAGAAGTGTTTTGCTTCATTAGCTTTCAAACTTTTAATACTTAATCAATATTTATATCTTGATTATCTTTTTTGTAATTTCTGAACCATCGTTTTTTATACTAATAAAATATGTTCCTTTTTTATAATCACTAAAATTCAGAGTTTCAGTTATATTAGTATTGACCTGATTAATAATTTTTCCGTTTATATTCTTTATCTTTATAAGAATTTCTTCATTGTTGGGGTTATCTATTACTAGCTTATTAGTTACAGGATTTGGATATATTTTTGTGTTTAATTTTTCATTTCCTTCAATTGAAGTATTAGTAAAGAAAACAGTATCAGTAAACACGCTAGTAAAACATTCATTGGAGATTGTTTGCTGAATAAAATATTCGCCATCAGCAGCATATGTATGAGTTGG
The DNA window shown above is from Bacteroidota bacterium and carries:
- a CDS encoding aminopeptidase → MLKKNTLIKIMFIFTFFGIVGKTVAQDKEDNKKEVSEHVFTMKKQLPATTVKDQYRSGTCWSYSSLSFIESELLRTGKGEFDLSEMFVVRQTYVEKAIKYVRMHGNLNFGGGGAFHDAINVIDKYGIVPETVFDGNKMGEVGPVHGEMDIVLKNYLDGVIKNKNRKLSKVWLKGFEGILSAYLGELPEKFEYNGKEYTPLSFAEELNINIEDYVEISSYLHHPFYESFIIEIPDNWAYGKVYNVPLKEMVEVMDNAIMQGYSIAWGGDVSEEGFSWKKGLAVVPEKEKSDLDGLEKAKWSKLSKKEIESLVFGSEAKEKDISPELRQIAFDNYKTTDDHGVHIVGIANNQGGKKFYYIKNSWNKIEHKYDGYFYASENFIKYKTMNFMIHKDALPKKTKKRLGL
- a CDS encoding T9SS type A sorting domain-containing protein, which produces MFNDTCSGIDYDLRWQDWFSNGNIAISGFNIDNYINLLEISDVSINADTYIYDFGDGNTSIEPNPTHTYAADGEYFIQQTISNECFTSVFTDTVFFTNTSIEGNEKLNTKIYPNPVTNKLVIDNPNNEEILIKIKNINGKIINQVNTNITETLNFSDYKKGTYFISIKNDGSEITKKIIKI